ACGTTGAAACTAAGCTTGCAGCAACATTTCTCTCCACATGCATTACATCTAAGTTGTGCCTCACCGGGAGTTCCTACACATGAGAAATAAAACATCATATTTAAGTTAAGAAAATAACAGTgatgaggaaaaaaaaattaagcaaatgaaataataatctacCTCCCAATAAGGTAGCTTGAAGAATATTGACCTCTTCTTCCATCTAGATAACTCATCCTCATCTACTAGtacttcttcctcttcatctgaTTCACTCGACATACCCTCAATATCAGACCCTAAATCAGTTGAACCCTGCATCATTTTTCTCTTACTGGCAGACCgtttaaaatttccaaaatcaTTGTGAAAATTtctcagattttgagaaatatcaCGCCCAGTAAGTATTCTTCCCCTTCTCCCTTGTTCTACTTTTCCATCAAAccatttcttctttcctctaaAACTGTGAGTTGGTGGCAGACCCTTTCTATGACCCATATACACATGCTTTCTGCTGAACTTCAACCACATGCTCTCTGTATTTTTTCCACATAACGGACATCCCATTTTTCCCTTTACTTTGCAGCCTGCTAGATTCCCAAAAGCTGGTAAATCGCTGATTGTCCAAAGCAGCATCGCCTTTAGTGTAAAAGCTGATCGAGTAAGAGCGTCGTATGTTACCTCTCCAATGCTCCACAGAGTGTTAAGATCGTCGATTAGGGGTTCTAAATACACGTCTATGCTATTACCAGGCTGATGTGGACCAGGAATCAGCAAAGAAAGCATGATGTTCTCCTTCTTCATGCACAGGTCTGGAGGTAAGTTGTAGTTAACTAGCAGGACAGGCCAGCAACTGTACATCGAGTTCTTCATGTTGAATGGATTGAATCCATCTGTTGAAAGTCCCAGCCTCAGGTTCCTTGCTTCATCTGCAAACGTAGGGTATTTGGCATTCATATGATCCCATGTCACAGAATCAACAGGATGACGCAGCTTTCCATCACTGCTTTTGTTGGTAAAGTGCCACCTCAAATCCTTGGCCATTTCTTCAGACCGGAACATTCTCTTCAGTCTTGGTATTACAGGGAAGTAACGGAGAACTTTCTGTGGGACGCCTTTCTTCGTCTCACCCGTGTGGACATTAGTCTTTTACCTTGAAGCCTTGCATTTAGGACACTTATCGAGTTTCTTGAACCTCTTTCTGAATAGGCAGCAGTCGTTGCCACAAGCATGGATCTTCTCGTAGCCCATGTCAAATGATTTCAAGAACTTCTTCACGTCATAGAGTGATGTGTGCAAGACATTTTCTTCAGGTAACATGTCTGGCAAGGTCTCTAGCAAATCATTGAAGCTCTTGTCAGACCATCCATTCTGAGTCTTCAATCTGAACAACGAAACAATTGAAGATAATTTGCTATGGCTTGAACAGCTCGGATACAATGGTGTTTCAGCGTCAGCTAGCTTTGCCAAgaactcatcttctttcttgtcCTCTCCCTCTGACATATCAGATAGATTCCCCATACCAGCTAACTCTTCATCAAAACACTCAGCAGCTCTGAACAACCCATAGATCTCATCGTTCCACTCACTTCCTTTGCTTTCATCAGCAACCTTTGCGTTCAACTCTCCATGTAGATACCAATCAGCCCGCATCTTATAACCCTCCTCCATACCCTAGTAACAAGATGATCAAGTACCACACTTGCTGAATGTCGAACTATGTTACGGCAGTCAATACACGGACATACAATAACATCAACCCCTCCCATTGCTGAAGCCACATCCCGGACAAACTTTGAAGCCCCTCTCTCATATCCAGGATCAACTCTACCATTAacaatcaaaagaaaaacaaaattaaacaagTTAAGTCAGTAATCACCAAATGAAACATGAGATACACGCTTAAGCTCATTACCTGTTTAGATGTACCCAAGCTTTGTCCATAACGCTGTGTTCGAACCTAAGTTGAAACCTTTTGTAACAAAACGAACTTATAACATAACACATAAGAGTCAGAGGATGTAATGATATAGCAAAAATATTCAGAGCATGAAACGATACCaaccaaataaaaagataactgGAATAAAACAGGAAATCAAAGCAACCAAcatatcaaagcaaccaagaaattaaagcaaaaaaataaaacttcgaTTTCAGCTTAACACTGACAGAGATATCGAAATTGTGACTTCCTATACCTAAGAGATGTAGAACAGGAGTTGAATCGGAGCTGGGAGAAGCGGCGATGAAGGAGAGTGATGGAGAATCGAGGGGGAGATGGAGAATCGAGGAGGAGATGGAGAATCAGAGATGGATAATCGATGCGGAGATGGAGAATCGAGGCGGAGATGGAGAACCAGAGATGGAGAATCGAGACAGAGatggaaatagagagagaacgatagagaaggagatggagaatCCAGATTGATTTCTCTTAGAGTTTTGTCGAGAAAGGGGGAaaatgagagagaagagagggaACCCCGATTAGAGAGAGGGAAAACAGAAAATATTAGCTATTTTTTACTAAGTGTTTCGTGGAAAAGCTAATTTTAGCTTCCCGCTTAGAAAAACTCTATCATAGCATTTATATAATGCTAACCTAtactagaaaaaaaattcactcaTCAACGACAGCAGTTCAGTGAAACGTGCTATAACAATGTGCTATGAATAGcaactttttttgtagtgttgTGAAGCTGTGCTTAGGAATGGCTCCTTTAAACCAAACCACATCGACCCAATCTTGGATATCATTGCGCGGTCTAAGCACTTCCCAGGTTGTGGATGACCTGAAAACACGTATAGGGGAATTACCAGCAACCCATTCATATTCATCAATAACATCAACATCTAAGGGAAGGTTAATCGTTGTAAGGTGAGCATGTAAATCAACTTCCTGTTGTGATCTAGGGTGTGGTAGAGACCAAACCGAGTTTCTGATAGCGTCTGCCACTACAGCTTGCTTCC
The window above is part of the Brassica napus cultivar Da-Ae chromosome C8, Da-Ae, whole genome shotgun sequence genome. Proteins encoded here:
- the LOC106442064 gene encoding uncharacterized protein LOC106442064 isoform X1 encodes the protein MFRSEEMAKDLRWHFTNKSSDGKLRHPVDSVTWDHMNAKYPTFADEARNLRLGLSTDGFNPFNMKNSMYSCWPVLLVNYNLPPDLCMKKENIMLSLLIPGPHQPGNSIDVYLEPLIDDLNTLWSIGEVTYDALTRSAFTLKAMLLWTISDLPAFGNLAGCKVKGKMGCPLCGKNTESMWLKFSRKHVYMGHRKGLPPTHSFRGKKKWFDGKVEQGRRGRILTGRDISQNLRNFHNDFGNFKRSASKRKMMQGSTDLGSDIEGMSSESDEEEEVLVDEDELSRWKKRSIFFKLPYWEELPVRHNLDVMHVERNVAASLVSTLLHCGKSKDGLAARKDLEELGIRPDLHPRVQEKRTYLPPAPWSLSKQEKKIFCRRLFDFKGPDGYCSNISRGVSLDDCKVSGLKSHDYHVLMQQLLPIALKGLLPKGPRLAIFRLCSFFNLLCQRVIDMEKLLVMEAEIVETLCLFERYFPPSLFDIMLHLTVHLGR